The sequence below is a genomic window from Candidatus Neomarinimicrobiota bacterium.
CACCGGATAGCTCAGCGTAGTCAGAGTATCGAAAATGAAAGTAAGGACGGCCCCCGTAGCCCCCAGGAAAATTACTTTTGTCAGCGGCCACGTTTGAGACATCAGCAATTTGCGCAGCATTCCGCCGCAGGCACCCACCAGTCCCATGCCCAGCATCTGAGCCACGATGAGAGGAGGAAAGACGAGACCGGAGCCGAAGGGGTTAGCCGCGGAGAATACAAATTCAGCCAGGAATCCCACAGTTATTCCCCAGCGCGGACCAAGATAACCGCCAGCAACAAAAACAATAGCAGTAATGAATTCTACATTGGGGATCAGCAAAAGCGCATACCCTGCGCCCACTGCCAGTCCTGTGAACATCGCAGCTTTGGCGAGATTAGCTGTCGGCAGTTGATTTACCCTTGTAGAGGGAAGCCCCGAAGAAATTCCGTCGACTGGTCCACTCACCGTATTCACTGTCTTGCTGGATAACCTTATCAAATACGTTAAGTCTCGTGTCCATGTAGTCTATGAGCTGAAGCAGGAGCGCCTCTTTTGTCCTGGCACGTGAAGAACGGCGGCCGTCAAATACCCCTTCATGAGAGGAAACCATATGCTCGAGCTGCAGAAGGAGATCAGGCGGGAAGTCGTTAATCCTGGCCGCTGCTTCCCTCGTCATATCTCTGCCGATATCAGTATGGCCAAGAAAATTCCCCTCATCGGTATACTCCGGAACCAGAGTATCTGTAAATTCCCTAACCTTGCCCACGCTGTGGAGCAGAATGCCCGCCAGGACAAGATCCTCATCAGCCTGATAGTGCCTGGCAAGTTTCAACCCTACTTTTGCCATGGAGAGGACGTGCTCAAGATAACCCGACCGGTACGGATAGTGCATGGCGATGGAAGCTGGAATTCTTTGCAGAGTCTTCTTATTGCTCTTATAGATATCAGTCAACAGCTTCTTCAAATAGTTGTTCTTTATCTTCTGAATCAGCGCCCCAACCTCTGTCCACATTTTCACGGGATCGTAAGGTGATGTTGGAACAAGGTCATCCTCTTTGAAGCCGTGGCGGCCATACTTTTCCGGCGTCGCCTTATTAATACGGCCCACTACAACCTGAAGCCGATCCTGAAACATATCAACTCTTCCACGAACAGCTACGGCATCGCCCGCTTCGAACTTCGCTTCGAATTCTTTCACCCTGTCCCACACCTTGGCTCCCACCTCTCCTGTTTTATCCTTGAGCATAAGATCAAGAAAGAGTTCGCCAGCGCGGGTGGTCCGCAGATTCTTCTCCTTGCACAGGTAGAAACCCTGGATGTCATCGTTTGCCTTAAACTCTGAAATGGTTGATATCTTCTTCATAGCGGGGCTAATTAACGCTTTGCTACATTAAATGTCAAGGGGAAGCTCGCTGCTGCCATTATCTTTTTCCCAAGGGACTATTGAATATGAATCAACCTCAAACTAAATTGAGAATGGATTAGCTGTGACTAAGAAACGAAACTACAGAATTATCGACCACACTGCCGATGTTGGCATCGAAGTCTACGGTGGAGACCTGTCAGAACTAATGGAACATGCAGGAGAGGCTCTGTTCAGCATCATTACAGATATTGAATATGTTGAGACTTCGGTGAGCCACAACATCACTGTGGCGCCGGGAGAGAACGAAGAAGTTCTGCGCAACTGGCTGGAGCAACTTCTGCAGTACTTCAACACGGATGATATGCTCTTTTCAAGATTTGAGGTCATTCTGGCCGATGACGGATTTTTCCGTTGCACCGCTGCAGGCGAAAAGATAGACAGTGATCGCCATCTGTTTCATACAGAGATCAAAGGGAT
It includes:
- a CDS encoding archease, translated to MTKKRNYRIIDHTADVGIEVYGGDLSELMEHAGEALFSIITDIEYVETSVSHNITVAPGENEEVLRNWLEQLLQYFNTDDMLFSRFEVILADDGFFRCTAAGEKIDSDRHLFHTEIKGITYHQFEVSGDESGWQARIILDV
- a CDS encoding HD domain-containing protein, coding for MKKISTISEFKANDDIQGFYLCKEKNLRTTRAGELFLDLMLKDKTGEVGAKVWDRVKEFEAKFEAGDAVAVRGRVDMFQDRLQVVVGRINKATPEKYGRHGFKEDDLVPTSPYDPVKMWTEVGALIQKIKNNYLKKLLTDIYKSNKKTLQRIPASIAMHYPYRSGYLEHVLSMAKVGLKLARHYQADEDLVLAGILLHSVGKVREFTDTLVPEYTDEGNFLGHTDIGRDMTREAAARINDFPPDLLLQLEHMVSSHEGVFDGRRSSRARTKEALLLQLIDYMDTRLNVFDKVIQQDSEYGEWTSRRNFFGASLYKGKSTADS